From one Bacteroides fragilis NCTC 9343 genomic stretch:
- a CDS encoding ExbD/TolR family protein, producing MAKGNRKVPEINSSSTADIAFLLLIFFLITTSMDTDRGLARQLPPPPEKDQVDNDVVVKDRNVLQIFLNFQNQLMCGGEIVDVKQLREKAKEFIANPYNDEKLPEKHAKDVPFFGNVMVTENHVISLQSDRGSSYQAYFDVQNELVAAYNELRDELAQEKWQKNYADLNEDQQKAIRDIFPQKISEAEPKGVKKNN from the coding sequence ATGGCAAAAGGAAATAGAAAAGTTCCTGAGATTAATTCAAGTTCAACAGCGGATATTGCTTTCTTATTGCTTATCTTCTTCTTGATTACGACATCTATGGATACTGACCGTGGTTTGGCAAGACAGTTGCCCCCACCTCCTGAAAAGGATCAGGTTGATAATGACGTAGTTGTTAAGGACCGTAACGTTTTGCAGATTTTTCTGAACTTTCAGAATCAGCTGATGTGCGGTGGCGAAATTGTTGATGTGAAGCAATTGAGAGAAAAAGCCAAAGAGTTCATTGCCAATCCATATAACGATGAAAAATTACCGGAAAAACACGCTAAAGATGTGCCTTTCTTTGGTAATGTCATGGTTACGGAGAATCATGTAATCTCTTTGCAGAGTGACCGTGGATCTTCTTATCAGGCCTATTTTGATGTTCAGAATGAGCTGGTTGCTGCTTATAACGAGTTAAGAGATGAATTGGCTCAGGAAAAGTGGCAGAAGAATTATGCTGATTTAAATGAAGATCAGCAGAAGGCTATTCGTGATATTTTTCCTCAGA